TGCCGATCGCGTTCTCCAAGCCGAGTCGTCCACCGTTCTCGGGCCGTCGACGGCGTTACCGAAAGACGAATCCAAAATATATTGGCCGAGACGTTTTGAGAGGACCCGATAATGTGGTGACCGCGGGGAATCAGAATCAGATACGCACGGTGTGTCACCTCCGTCGCCGCTCACGCCGGAATCAGTTCCGTCGATGGCTACGTACGCTTGAATCGATACCGTCGATGAAGCGAACAGGAACGGCGGTTCTCACTCTCGAGAGTGAGAACCGCTCGACCCCACCACCAGAAACAAATTTCGAGCAGGTACACTCATTATGGTTAAAAATTGTCAAACTTTTGAGTTATGGTCGCGAGATTTATCAACTAGAGCCACCATTTGTGACGCGTGCCTGCAATCGAAGACGAGAACGGAGTGGTCTTTCCGTGAGCGACGAACCTGAGGTTCTCGTCGTCGACGACGAGTCGCGTCTCGCCGATCTCTTTGCGGCCTGGCTCGGAGCGGACCGTCCCGTCGCCACCGCCTACGACGGCGAGGAAGCCCTCGAGAAGATGACCGACTCTGTCGAGGTCGTACTCCTCGATCGTCGCATGCCAGGGCTCTCCGGTGACGAAGTCCTCCAGCAGATCCGTGACGATGGATACGACTGCCGAGTCGTGATGGTTACGGCCGTCGACCCCGACTTCGACATCATCGAGATGGGCTTCGACGACTATCTGGTCAAGCCGGTCTCGAAGGACGAACTCCTCGAGATGGTCCAGGACGTATCGACCCGATCCGAATACAAGAGCGACATCCAGGAGTACTACGCCCTGGTCTCGAAGAAAGCGCTCCTCGAGGCCGAAAAGGCGGATCGCGAACTCGCGGACCACGACGAGTATCAGAAACTCAGTAGCCGCGTCGATAGGCTCCGAGAGCAGGTCGACGAGACGATTTCCGGAATGTCTACCCACGACGACTTCGTCGGTGCGTTCCAGGATCTCCAGACCGAAAACTGAACGAGTCGCTTACGCTTCCAGACCGAAAACTGAACGAGTCACTTACGCTTCCAGACCGGAAACTGGACGGATATATCTCGCCAAAAACTGCACGAGTCACTACGCCTCGACCGCAAACTCGAACTCGAACCTCGCGCCACCCTCCTCGCTCTCGACCGTGCTGACCGACCAGCCGTGGCCGTGGGCGACCTCTCTGACGACCCAGAGGCCGAGACCGATCCCCTCCGAACCGGTCGACACGGACGAATCGAAGACCTCGTTGCGCATCGATTCGGGTATCCCGTGTCCGTCGTCAGCGACGTAGAATCCGTCCAACGGGGTCGAGTCCCCACGCTCGAGTCGGCCGACGCGGATCGTGAGCGGGCTCGAGTCCTCGGCCGAACCGTGTTCGATCGCATTGCGAAACAGGTTCTCGAGCAACCGGAGCATCGGTGACCGATCAGCCTCGAGCGTCACCGACGATTCGACGATCAGGGTCGCGTTCTCGGCAGTGACGTTCTCCCAGGCCTCCCTGGCGGCGGCCTCGAGGTCGATCGATTCGAGGTCACTCGCCCACTCGCCTTCGCGCGCGACGGCGAGCACGTCGGCGATGATCGCCTCCATGCGCTCGAGTCCGTCGCGAACCTGTGTGAAATCTTCCGGGGAACCCGTCTCCTCCGCGAGCGAGAGATACCCCTGGGCGACGCCGAGCGGGTTGCGAAGGTCGTGGCTAACGATCTGGGCGAACGCGTCGAGTCGCTCGTTTTGCTCGCGGAGTTTGCGTTCACGTCGCTTTCGATCGGAGACGTCGCGAACCACCCCGACGGTGCCGCGAAATGTATCGTCGTCGCCGACGACTGCCGCCTGCGTCTCGCAGGGAATCCGCTCGCCAGCCTTCGTCTCGAGGATCGTCTCGAACGTCGTCGCCGTCTCGCCCGAGTCGGGTAATCGCTCGAGTGGGTGTCGGGACGCGCCGTCCTGGTCCTTGCGTTCGTCGTCTGGCCCCTCGAACAGGAGCGAGTGGTGCTCACCGAGGAGCCCTTCCCTGGTGTGGCCGGTCATCTCGACGAGTGCGTCGTTGATCGTCGTGAAGTGGCCGTCGGCGTCGACGACGTACATCCCGTCGCCGGCCGTCTCGACCAGCCGTTCGTACCGGCGAAGTGACTGCGTCTGCTGGGAGAGTTGCCCCCGGATCGCAATCGACTCGAGGGCGTAGGACGCGGTTTCGGCCATCGAATCGATCGCCTCGCGTTCGCGGTCGTTCAGCGGACCGTCAGCGTACGCGACGAGGACGCCGTACCGATCGTCCTCTGTCGCCAGCGGAGCGACCGCAACGGAGGTCGCCCCACGGTCGACGGCGACCTCACCAAACGGAATTGCCGTCACCGTCGACGCCTCGTCGAATCCGTGGCGGACGGTGGACGTTCGCGATCGAAGCACGTACTCTAGCAGCGGGTGCGTGCCGTCCCCGATCGAAAACGTTCGCTGGAGCGGCCAGTCGACGGGCGTCTCGGTGGGTATCCAGGGGATGATCGCCCGCTCGCCGGGGTCGTACTCGCCAACCCAGGCGAACAGGTAGCGATCCCGGGTCGTAAACGGCTCTCGAATCGACCGCTCGATCTCGCTCGCGGTCCGGGCATCTGAGAGTCGCCGTTTCACCCGGTTGGTGACGAGCGCGACCTGGGCGGCATCGTCCTCGAGGTGTGCCACGACCGCGCTGGTGAGCGCTCCTGGATCCTCGAACGTCGGCAAGTCGGTGGCGTCGGCGACGCCTTCGGGAGGTCCGTCGTCGTGATCGCCTCCAACCGAGTCGTCGACCCCACTGCGATAGCCGAACACGGGGGTCCCCGGCCACCGCGTTTCGACGGTCTCGAGCAGCGACGACACCCTGGAGACGGTCTCCACGTCCAGGACGACGACGCCGACTCGTTCGTGCTCGAGTCGTTCGATCGCTGCCTCTTCCGTACTGGCGAGCACGACGGTGACGGTCGCCTCGGCGAGCGCTCGAGTGAGAGTGGTTCGCGTCTCCAGAGCCTCGCTCACACAGAGCACGCGGGGGCGACCTCGAGAGTATCGGTCGTCGGCGGTCATTCGAGAGGAGTCCCTCTGCTCGATGCGAGACTGGTATCGACGGCGAACGGGGCTGGTCGAACGCTACTGGCGGGACGCCTCACGGTACTGGTAACTCGTGCGTTACGATACTAAATTGCTCTTGCGGTGACGGCTCGGTGCGAACGAGGAATCGACGAAAACCGTGGAAACTTTGCGCCGCCGCCACGGAACGACGCACGAATGCGCCAGGCCCACCCCATAGAGCAGGCCGTCGGCATCGAGCACTACGTCTCCGAGACCGACGGCGTCGGCGGTCACCTCCGCGACCGCGACGAGCACTTCCGCGTCCGTGAACTCGAGCGCTTCGCCACGGAGCCGGTCGACGCCTCGACCGACGCCTACCCGCACCTGATCTTCCGGGCGACGCTCCGTGGCTGGGACACGAACGACTTCGCGCGCCGGCTCTCGAACGAACTCGGCGTCTCCCGCGAGCGGGTGTCCTGGGCAGGAACGAAGGACAAGCGGGCGATCACGACGCAACTGTTCTCGGTCTACGGCGCCGACCCCGCTGACCTCCCCGATCTCAACCGCGCCGAAATCGACGTGCTGGGCCGGGCTGGTCGCTCCCTCGAGTTCGGCGACCTGGCGGGCAACGCGTTCGAGCTGGTCGTGAGCGACCCCGGCGAAGGCGCGCTCGAGCAGGCCGAGGCGATCACGGACGAGTTGGCGGCGTTTGCCGGGCTCGAGGGCGGGAGCGTGGTCGAGAGCGGTGGCGAGGAGCGACCGACGACCATCGGCGTCCCCAACGTCTTCGGCCAGCAACGCTTCGGCAGCAAGCGCCCGATCA
This region of Natronosalvus halobius genomic DNA includes:
- a CDS encoding PAS domain S-box protein, with the translated sequence MTADDRYSRGRPRVLCVSEALETRTTLTRALAEATVTVVLASTEEAAIERLEHERVGVVVLDVETVSRVSSLLETVETRWPGTPVFGYRSGVDDSVGGDHDDGPPEGVADATDLPTFEDPGALTSAVVAHLEDDAAQVALVTNRVKRRLSDARTASEIERSIREPFTTRDRYLFAWVGEYDPGERAIIPWIPTETPVDWPLQRTFSIGDGTHPLLEYVLRSRTSTVRHGFDEASTVTAIPFGEVAVDRGATSVAVAPLATEDDRYGVLVAYADGPLNDREREAIDSMAETASYALESIAIRGQLSQQTQSLRRYERLVETAGDGMYVVDADGHFTTINDALVEMTGHTREGLLGEHHSLLFEGPDDERKDQDGASRHPLERLPDSGETATTFETILETKAGERIPCETQAAVVGDDDTFRGTVGVVRDVSDRKRRERKLREQNERLDAFAQIVSHDLRNPLGVAQGYLSLAEETGSPEDFTQVRDGLERMEAIIADVLAVAREGEWASDLESIDLEAAAREAWENVTAENATLIVESSVTLEADRSPMLRLLENLFRNAIEHGSAEDSSPLTIRVGRLERGDSTPLDGFYVADDGHGIPESMRNEVFDSSVSTGSEGIGLGLWVVREVAHGHGWSVSTVESEEGGARFEFEFAVEA
- a CDS encoding HalX domain-containing protein translates to MSDEPEVLVVDDESRLADLFAAWLGADRPVATAYDGEEALEKMTDSVEVVLLDRRMPGLSGDEVLQQIRDDGYDCRVVMVTAVDPDFDIIEMGFDDYLVKPVSKDELLEMVQDVSTRSEYKSDIQEYYALVSKKALLEAEKADRELADHDEYQKLSSRVDRLREQVDETISGMSTHDDFVGAFQDLQTEN